One genomic window of Roseobacter ponti includes the following:
- a CDS encoding PP2C family protein-serine/threonine phosphatase codes for MTLRFDFDAVCALSKGARNYQEDAVISDYSRGADVGLAVLADGMGGHAAGDVASKIVVTEVFSELMFQSCDPKAFETNIASSLHDAAMAANACLREHVRAFPETRGMGATLVATAIINRNLYWISIGDSPLYLYRNGTLRQLNEDHSLAPQIDFMVQTGLLDAEEAKHHPDRNTLTSVLFGEQVPQIDCPSAPLELMAGDIVIVASDGLQFLSEDQISAVLDDAPRIRSAELADRLMEKVCALDDPDLDNVSFSLVRLEGAGTTAQIMPAEAGGEQQSMRCVG; via the coding sequence ATGACGCTGCGGTTTGATTTCGACGCAGTCTGCGCGCTCAGCAAAGGGGCGCGCAATTATCAGGAAGACGCGGTGATTTCCGATTACTCCCGCGGCGCCGATGTCGGTCTGGCTGTGCTGGCCGACGGGATGGGCGGGCATGCCGCCGGCGACGTCGCCAGTAAGATTGTGGTCACTGAAGTCTTCAGCGAACTGATGTTTCAAAGTTGCGATCCGAAGGCGTTTGAAACCAATATCGCCTCCAGCCTGCACGATGCGGCCATGGCTGCGAATGCCTGTCTGCGCGAACATGTGCGTGCTTTTCCGGAAACCCGCGGCATGGGTGCAACGCTCGTCGCAACCGCTATCATCAACCGGAACCTCTACTGGATCTCAATTGGTGATTCGCCGCTTTATCTTTATCGCAACGGTACGTTACGGCAGCTCAATGAGGATCATTCCCTTGCACCTCAGATCGATTTTATGGTGCAGACCGGACTGCTGGACGCCGAAGAGGCGAAACATCACCCGGACCGGAACACGCTGACATCGGTCCTGTTCGGCGAGCAGGTCCCGCAGATCGATTGCCCTTCCGCGCCGCTCGAGCTGATGGCGGGAGATATCGTCATCGTGGCCAGCGACGGGCTGCAGTTTCTGTCGGAAGATCAGATATCAGCGGTGCTGGACGATGCCCCCCGGATCCGGAGTGCGGAACTGGCTGACCGGCTGATGGAGAAAGTCTGCGCTCTGGATGATCCGGATCTTGATAATGTTTCATTCTCGCTCGTGCGGCTGGAAGGCGCGGGGACCACAGCGCAGATTATGCCGGCCGAGGCGGGTGGGGAACAGCAGAGCATGCGCTGTGTCGGCTGA
- a CDS encoding FHA domain-containing protein codes for MTLFRKVFQNQARPADTPDEDALRDALLEASGAEEGERPDPFVLSDQVEALPDAAEFAEDEEAGYEHDDEAPEDPVEAAATEESDGDVCDDAQGAPDESEFVLPGDEETGNALVEGILAAARDKTAEYEPNTPAATPFMPEVGALDTRDDLTGDTGAGEFDAQSETESDPVALPPETAVGGLRDTPPASDADTSSLPEPADVAATDAVAPEAAHEEEIDLSAFARDQLTALGGQGGPAATGEAPAGTDAGLSAPAAGRAGRRAGRVKTRLLGFNRGGADHADPIGGALEATASQQQEKFPVGWLVVVEGPGVGHSFSIFTGASMIGRGEDQVIRLDFGDNSISRQNHAAIAYDDEQNKFYIGHGGKSNIIRRNARPVLSTEELQHADLIRIGETTLRFVALCGSDFKWDAVDTGNDAAV; via the coding sequence ATGACACTTTTCAGGAAAGTTTTTCAGAACCAGGCCCGCCCGGCAGATACCCCGGACGAAGACGCGCTGCGTGATGCCCTGCTTGAGGCCTCCGGGGCGGAAGAGGGCGAACGACCCGATCCGTTTGTTCTGTCTGATCAGGTTGAGGCACTGCCGGACGCCGCGGAGTTCGCTGAGGACGAGGAGGCGGGATATGAGCATGACGATGAGGCGCCTGAGGACCCCGTCGAAGCAGCGGCCACGGAGGAGTCTGACGGGGACGTCTGTGACGATGCGCAGGGTGCACCGGACGAGAGCGAGTTTGTGTTGCCCGGGGATGAAGAGACCGGCAATGCCCTCGTTGAGGGCATTCTGGCGGCTGCGCGCGACAAGACCGCTGAGTATGAGCCGAATACTCCCGCAGCGACGCCTTTTATGCCGGAGGTTGGCGCCCTCGACACCCGGGATGATCTGACCGGGGACACGGGTGCGGGCGAGTTTGATGCGCAGTCAGAAACAGAGAGCGACCCTGTCGCATTGCCCCCGGAGACTGCTGTCGGGGGCCTGCGTGATACGCCGCCCGCCAGTGACGCAGATACATCATCATTGCCCGAGCCTGCAGACGTGGCTGCCACTGATGCGGTGGCGCCGGAGGCCGCACATGAAGAAGAAATTGACCTGTCCGCCTTTGCCCGAGACCAGCTGACCGCACTGGGCGGGCAGGGTGGTCCTGCAGCAACCGGTGAGGCACCTGCCGGGACCGATGCGGGTCTCTCTGCGCCGGCTGCAGGCCGTGCCGGTCGCCGGGCGGGCCGCGTCAAGACCAGGTTGCTCGGCTTTAACCGTGGCGGCGCAGATCATGCAGACCCGATCGGCGGCGCGCTGGAGGCGACTGCATCTCAACAGCAGGAGAAATTTCCCGTGGGCTGGCTTGTTGTCGTCGAAGGCCCTGGCGTCGGGCATTCCTTCAGCATTTTCACCGGGGCTTCGATGATCGGACGTGGCGAGGATCAGGTGATCCGGCTAGATTTCGGCGATAACTCGATATCGCGCCAGAACCATGCCGCCATCGCCTATGACGACGAGCAGAATAAGTTCTATATCGGACACGGCGGCAAATCGAACATCATAAGGCGCAATGCCCGCCCGGTGCTGAGCACAGAAGAGTTGCAGCACGCGGATCTGATCCGGATCGGAGAGACCACACTGCGCTTTGTGGCGCTCTGCGGGTCAGATTTCAAATGGGATGCAGTGGACACCGGCAATGACGCTGCGGTTTGA
- a CDS encoding serine/threonine-protein kinase: MSHEDTELPDDIYSEALPPGSKLLSGQYEILQYLSSGGFGITYLARDSLNRTVVIKECFPEAFCSRVNKTVRARTRNYSDDFKSIVALFIREAHALSRLDHSSVVGVHQVFEDNETAYMALDLVDGRDLLDLIENDTVSFSPGEVYRMALALLDAIGHVHAQDLLHRDISPDNILVDKSGRPVLIDFGAAREEASRKSRVLSQVLVVKDGYSPQEFYVAGSQQSPSSDLYALAATLSHLISGQAPPNSQARLAALAGNQPDLYEPLRGRFPDYEDAFLAAIDKAMNIVPAARIQSAEEWTLMIDHSKRAERARARAMDDKTIDLTVMNLVKSVNRDLQETATGVADAAPATAQPRDSTPTRDKPAPKAVVEDLTWSADEYDGFADDEPAPRETPYARIVAATQRMRQEPKRRKLPFRISMRRMTTVPVIFFAYFFYGQTALKYEQVQAATVDPIVRLGEEFRTWNEPDKANVEISRGIGG, encoded by the coding sequence ATGAGCCACGAGGACACAGAACTGCCGGACGACATCTACAGCGAGGCGCTGCCGCCCGGCAGTAAGCTGCTGAGCGGGCAGTATGAGATATTACAGTACCTGTCGAGCGGCGGATTCGGCATCACCTATCTTGCCCGCGACAGCCTCAACCGGACCGTTGTGATCAAAGAGTGTTTCCCCGAAGCTTTCTGCAGCCGTGTCAACAAGACCGTGCGCGCCCGCACGCGCAATTACTCCGATGATTTCAAATCCATCGTGGCGCTGTTTATCCGCGAGGCGCATGCGCTCTCCCGACTGGATCATTCGAGCGTCGTCGGCGTGCATCAGGTGTTCGAGGACAATGAGACCGCCTATATGGCGCTCGATCTGGTGGACGGGCGTGATCTGCTCGACCTGATTGAAAACGACACCGTCAGCTTTTCACCCGGTGAGGTCTACCGTATGGCGCTGGCGCTGCTTGATGCCATCGGCCATGTGCATGCTCAGGATCTGCTGCACCGCGATATCTCGCCTGATAACATCCTGGTGGACAAAAGCGGCCGCCCCGTGCTGATCGATTTCGGTGCCGCCCGCGAGGAGGCCAGCCGCAAAAGCCGGGTGTTGTCACAGGTCCTTGTGGTCAAGGACGGGTATTCGCCACAGGAATTTTACGTCGCGGGCAGCCAGCAGAGCCCGAGCAGCGATCTTTATGCGCTTGCCGCCACGCTGTCCCATCTGATTTCCGGGCAGGCCCCCCCCAACAGCCAGGCGCGGCTCGCGGCTCTGGCAGGCAATCAGCCCGATCTTTATGAACCTTTGCGGGGCCGCTTCCCGGACTATGAAGACGCCTTTCTCGCGGCCATCGACAAGGCGATGAACATCGTGCCCGCCGCCCGGATCCAGTCCGCCGAGGAATGGACTCTGATGATCGATCACAGCAAACGTGCAGAGAGGGCGCGCGCGCGCGCGATGGACGATAAGACGATCGATCTTACGGTGATGAACCTGGTGAAATCGGTCAACCGTGATCTGCAGGAGACCGCCACGGGCGTGGCTGATGCCGCGCCGGCAACTGCGCAGCCACGTGACAGCACGCCGACGCGTGACAAACCGGCACCAAAGGCAGTGGTCGAAGACCTGACCTGGTCTGCGGACGAATACGATGGCTTTGCGGATGATGAGCCCGCGCCACGCGAGACACCCTATGCCCGCATCGTGGCCGCCACGCAGCGTATGCGTCAGGAACCCAAAAGGCGCAAACTGCCCTTCCGGATCAGCATGCGGCGCATGACGACGGTCCCGGTAATCTTCTTTGCCTACTTCTTTTACGGGCAGACGGCGCTGAAATACGAGCAGGTGCAGGCAGCCACGGTCGATCCGATCGTGCGTCTCGGCGAAGAATTCCGCACGTGGAATGAACCCGATAAAGCAAATGTTGAGATATCCAGGGGTATTGGGGGGTGA
- the bhcD gene encoding iminosuccinate reductase BhcD, with protein sequence MTDGLLIVGEDVCAEVVNSADAFKAVEAVFGAMAKGDAYNFPVIREAIGYADALYGFKSGFDKAGKTLGLKSGGYWPGNMEKGLTNHQSTIFLFDPDTGMLQALVGGNYLTAVRTAASSSVSIAHLARRDAKVLGMVGAGHQSAFQLRAAVEQRDFEKVVAWNPHPEMLPRLGEVAKELGLEFEAVTQEELGAQADVIITITSAFEPLLMKSWIKPGTHIACMGTDTKGKQEVDPELLAAATVFTDEIAQSVSIGEAQHAVGSGLISEDDITPVGAVINGDHPGRSSDDQITLFDGTGVGLQDLAVASVAAEQAEKQGKATRISL encoded by the coding sequence ATGACCGATGGATTACTGATCGTGGGAGAAGACGTGTGCGCTGAGGTTGTGAACAGCGCAGATGCCTTCAAAGCTGTGGAAGCCGTATTTGGTGCTATGGCAAAAGGCGATGCCTACAACTTTCCGGTCATCCGCGAGGCCATCGGATATGCCGATGCGCTCTACGGGTTCAAATCGGGTTTCGACAAGGCCGGCAAGACGCTTGGTCTGAAATCCGGTGGCTACTGGCCGGGCAACATGGAAAAGGGGCTGACCAATCACCAGTCCACGATTTTCCTCTTTGATCCCGACACCGGCATGCTGCAGGCACTGGTCGGCGGTAACTACCTGACCGCGGTGCGCACGGCGGCGTCTTCCTCTGTGTCGATCGCCCATCTGGCGCGCAGGGATGCAAAGGTGCTTGGCATGGTGGGCGCGGGGCATCAGTCAGCATTTCAGCTGCGCGCCGCCGTGGAACAGCGCGATTTCGAAAAGGTCGTGGCCTGGAACCCGCATCCGGAAATGCTGCCGCGTCTGGGGGAAGTGGCTAAAGAACTGGGCCTTGAGTTTGAGGCAGTAACCCAGGAAGAACTCGGCGCGCAGGCTGATGTGATCATCACGATTACCTCTGCCTTTGAGCCGCTGCTGATGAAAAGCTGGATCAAACCCGGCACGCATATCGCCTGTATGGGCACGGATACCAAAGGCAAGCAGGAGGTCGATCCTGAGCTTCTTGCCGCGGCAACTGTGTTTACCGATGAAATTGCGCAATCTGTCAGCATCGGCGAGGCGCAGCACGCGGTGGGATCCGGCCTGATATCCGAAGACGACATCACCCCGGTTGGCGCTGTGATCAACGGCGATCATCCGGGGCGCAGCAGCGACGATCAGATCACGCTCTTTGATGGCACAGGGGTGGGCCTGCAGGACCTTGCGGTGGCTTCCGTGGCCGCAGAGCAGGCAGAAAAACAGGGCAAGGCCACGCGTATCAGCCTCTGA
- the bhcC gene encoding 3-hydroxy-D-aspartate aldolase BhcC: MNKQVNFEDYEVGYDIPAAIGMDESEIQTPCLVLDLDALERNIKKMGDYAKSHGMRHRVHGKMHKSVDVALLQEKLGGSVGVCCQKVSEAEVFARGGIKDVLVSNQVTQPEKIDRLARMPKLGARTICCVDMLDNVADLSEAAQRHGTEIECLVEIDCGAGRCGVTTTPKVVELAKAIDAAPGLKFAGIQAYQGAMQHLDSYEERKSKTQIAIDMVQDAVDTLKAEGLECDIVGGGGTGSYYFESNSNVYNELQCGSYAFMDADYGRILDKDGNRIDEGEWENALFILTSVMSHAKADKAIVDAGLKAQSVDSGLPTIFGRDDVKYVKCSDEHGVVADPDAVLKVNDKLKLVPGHCDPTCNVHDWYVGVRGGKVETLWPVSARGKAY; encoded by the coding sequence ATGAACAAGCAAGTAAACTTTGAAGACTATGAGGTTGGCTACGACATTCCGGCAGCGATCGGCATGGACGAATCCGAGATCCAGACACCCTGCCTGGTGCTCGACCTCGACGCGCTGGAGCGCAACATCAAAAAGATGGGCGATTACGCGAAAAGCCACGGCATGCGTCACCGCGTGCACGGTAAGATGCACAAATCTGTTGATGTGGCCCTGCTTCAGGAAAAACTCGGCGGCTCCGTCGGTGTGTGCTGCCAGAAGGTTTCCGAGGCAGAGGTGTTCGCCCGTGGCGGCATCAAAGACGTGCTGGTCTCCAACCAGGTGACACAGCCTGAAAAGATCGACCGCCTCGCGCGCATGCCCAAACTGGGTGCGCGCACGATCTGCTGTGTCGATATGCTGGACAACGTGGCGGACCTTTCTGAGGCTGCGCAGCGTCATGGCACGGAAATCGAGTGCCTCGTGGAAATCGACTGCGGCGCCGGGCGCTGTGGTGTGACCACCACGCCGAAGGTTGTCGAGCTTGCCAAAGCCATCGACGCGGCCCCCGGACTGAAGTTTGCCGGCATCCAGGCCTATCAGGGCGCGATGCAGCATCTGGACTCCTATGAGGAGCGCAAAAGCAAGACCCAGATCGCCATCGATATGGTGCAGGACGCGGTTGATACGCTGAAAGCCGAAGGGCTGGAATGCGACATCGTCGGCGGTGGCGGCACCGGGTCGTATTATTTCGAGAGCAACTCCAACGTCTATAACGAGCTGCAGTGTGGCTCTTATGCCTTCATGGATGCCGATTACGGCCGGATCCTGGACAAAGACGGCAACCGGATCGACGAAGGCGAGTGGGAAAACGCGCTCTTTATTCTGACCTCGGTCATGAGCCACGCCAAAGCCGACAAGGCCATTGTGGATGCCGGTCTCAAAGCGCAGTCCGTGGACAGTGGTCTGCCGACGATTTTTGGCCGCGATGACGTGAAATACGTCAAATGCTCGGACGAGCACGGCGTAGTCGCGGACCCGGATGCCGTGCTGAAAGTCAATGACAAGCTCAAGCTGGTGCCGGGCCACTGTGACCCCACCTGCAACGTGCACGACTGGTACGTGGGCGTACGGGGCGGCAAGGTGGAAACACTCTGGCCCGTTTCCGCGCGCGGCAAGGCCTACTGA
- the bhcB gene encoding beta-hydroxyaspartate dehydratase BhcB, which produces MLDQKTIADLNIDDVREAHARIKPYIHETPILTSSYFNELTGADLFFKCENFQKAGAFKVRGASNAVFGLSDEMAEKGVATHSSGNHALSLSYAAGRRGIPCHVVMPRTAPEAKKAAVRGYGGIITECEPSTTSREAVFAEVQEATGAEFVHPYNDPRVICGQATCSLEMLSQIDNMDAVIAPIGGGGMISGTCLTLSNLAPKMEIYAAEPDQADDAARSFRAGHIIADDAPDTIADGLKVPLKENTWHFVSHFVTDVLTASEQEIIDAMKLTWERMKIVMEPSCAVPMAAILRNPEVFRGRRVGVVITGGNVDLNKLPWMKG; this is translated from the coding sequence ATGCTGGATCAGAAAACCATAGCCGATCTGAACATCGATGATGTGCGCGAAGCCCACGCACGCATCAAACCTTACATCCACGAGACGCCGATCCTGACGTCTTCGTATTTCAATGAGCTCACCGGGGCCGACCTTTTCTTTAAGTGCGAGAACTTTCAGAAGGCCGGCGCCTTTAAAGTGCGCGGCGCTTCGAATGCGGTGTTCGGCCTGAGCGACGAGATGGCGGAAAAAGGTGTGGCGACACATTCTTCCGGCAACCACGCGCTGTCGCTGAGTTATGCCGCCGGGCGGCGGGGCATCCCCTGTCATGTGGTTATGCCGCGCACAGCGCCCGAAGCGAAAAAAGCTGCCGTGCGCGGGTATGGCGGTATCATCACGGAATGCGAGCCTTCGACGACCAGCCGGGAGGCAGTCTTCGCAGAAGTGCAGGAAGCCACCGGCGCAGAGTTTGTGCATCCCTACAATGATCCGCGCGTGATCTGCGGTCAGGCGACGTGCTCTCTGGAGATGCTGAGCCAGATCGATAATATGGACGCCGTGATCGCGCCCATCGGGGGCGGCGGGATGATTTCGGGCACCTGCCTCACGCTGTCTAATCTGGCGCCGAAGATGGAGATTTATGCCGCTGAACCCGATCAGGCAGATGACGCGGCCCGCTCTTTCCGGGCAGGCCACATTATTGCCGATGACGCGCCTGATACGATCGCTGACGGGTTGAAAGTGCCGCTCAAAGAGAACACGTGGCACTTTGTATCGCATTTCGTTACGGACGTTCTCACCGCCTCCGAGCAGGAAATCATCGACGCGATGAAACTGACCTGGGAGCGGATGAAAATCGTCATGGAACCGAGTTGTGCCGTTCCGATGGCCGCCATCCTGCGCAATCCGGAGGTTTTCCGGGGCAGGCGCGTGGGTGTTGTCATCACCGGCGGAAACGTTGATCTGAATAAACTGCCCTGGATGAAGGGCTGA
- the bhcA gene encoding L-aspartate--glyoxylate aminotransferase BhcA, translating into MSDQNPLFIPGPTNIPDRLRNAMHIQTRDHRAPDFVETFAPVLEDTKKVFGTTAGTVITFPASGTGGWEAAVCNTLSPGDKVLVARYGMFSHRWIDLCERHGLDVQIIECPWGAGAPADRFESALSADSGHEIKAVLVTHNETATGVKSDIAAVRAAMDAASHPAMLFVDCVSSLASMPFEMDAWGVDIAVSGSQKGFMLATGMAILGVSPKALDAMQTAKLPRTFFDFRDMMGANASGGFPYTPPLQLIYGMRESLKMLFEEGLDNVYARHHRLAEGVRRAVGAWGLELVAKSPDLYSDTVSAIYVPDGFDSNALTDQAFNQYGVSFGIGLGEMNGRAFRIGHLGSLTDVMVLSGLATIEMAMADLDYGVELGSGVAAAQEYLRAGNSASVKSAA; encoded by the coding sequence ATGTCTGACCAAAACCCGCTCTTTATTCCCGGCCCCACTAACATTCCTGACCGTCTGCGCAATGCGATGCACATCCAGACGCGCGATCACCGGGCACCGGATTTCGTTGAAACCTTTGCACCGGTGCTTGAAGACACCAAAAAAGTCTTTGGTACAACTGCGGGCACGGTCATTACATTCCCGGCCAGCGGCACAGGGGGGTGGGAGGCCGCCGTCTGCAACACGCTGAGCCCGGGCGATAAGGTTCTGGTGGCGCGCTACGGCATGTTCAGTCACCGCTGGATTGATCTGTGTGAGCGCCACGGCCTCGATGTGCAGATCATCGAGTGCCCCTGGGGCGCAGGCGCGCCGGCCGACCGGTTCGAATCCGCTCTGAGTGCCGACAGCGGTCATGAGATCAAAGCTGTTCTGGTCACCCACAACGAAACGGCAACCGGTGTAAAATCGGATATAGCAGCCGTGCGGGCAGCGATGGATGCCGCCAGCCATCCTGCAATGCTGTTTGTGGATTGTGTGAGTTCGCTGGCTTCGATGCCGTTTGAGATGGATGCCTGGGGCGTGGATATTGCGGTTTCCGGTTCTCAGAAGGGATTCATGCTGGCCACCGGCATGGCGATCCTTGGCGTCAGCCCCAAAGCGCTCGACGCGATGCAGACCGCAAAGCTGCCGCGCACCTTCTTTGATTTCCGTGATATGATGGGAGCAAATGCCTCGGGCGGGTTCCCGTACACACCACCGTTGCAGCTGATCTACGGCATGCGCGAAAGCCTGAAGATGCTTTTTGAAGAGGGGCTGGATAACGTTTATGCCCGCCATCACAGGCTGGCTGAAGGAGTGCGCCGTGCCGTCGGCGCATGGGGGCTTGAACTTGTCGCAAAATCACCTGATCTTTATTCTGATACGGTCAGCGCCATTTACGTGCCCGACGGTTTCGACAGCAACGCGCTCACGGATCAGGCATTTAACCAGTACGGTGTCTCCTTTGGCATCGGTCTGGGTGAGATGAACGGCAGGGCCTTCCGGATCGGTCACCTGGGCAGCCTGACAGATGTCATGGTGCTGTCGGGGCTGGCCACGATCGAAATGGCGATGGCCGACCTTGACTACGGGGTTGAACTGGGCAGCGGTGTTGCGGCTGCACAGGAATACCTGCGCGCCGGAAACAGCGCATCCGTTAAATCCGCAGCCTGA
- a CDS encoding IclR family transcriptional regulator: MTTQKRQRGRPRSQFRESSAGTLQSLDRALGLLVAVSRSERATLTDLSLSMGVPTATTHRILTTLQKHGFVTFDEDRQDWIIGIEAYRIGMSFMNRTNLTEVSRPVMRSLMEKTGETANLAIPDGGEVVFVGQVETLNPIRAFFARGTRTSMHASGTGKAILAALPEDRMRKILMASGLTAFTDNTLVTPAEFFADLEKTRARGWSYDREERYLGMSCIGSVIYDEHQEPCGGVSISGPSTRFDDLRVPELGATVAEAAAEITFLIGGRAPAGLLTREAGE; the protein is encoded by the coding sequence ATGACAACTCAGAAACGACAGCGCGGCAGGCCCAGATCCCAGTTCCGCGAAAGCTCCGCCGGCACGCTGCAGTCCCTTGACCGCGCGCTTGGCCTTCTGGTGGCGGTGTCGCGCTCTGAACGCGCGACACTCACGGATCTGTCGCTGTCGATGGGTGTGCCCACCGCCACCACGCACCGCATTCTTACGACCCTGCAGAAACATGGGTTCGTCACTTTTGACGAAGACCGGCAGGACTGGATCATCGGGATTGAAGCCTACCGCATCGGTATGTCCTTTATGAACCGCACCAACCTGACCGAGGTCAGCCGCCCCGTCATGCGCAGCCTGATGGAAAAGACCGGTGAGACCGCAAATCTCGCGATCCCGGATGGCGGTGAGGTGGTTTTCGTGGGTCAGGTTGAAACGCTCAACCCGATCCGCGCTTTCTTCGCGCGCGGGACCCGCACATCCATGCATGCCTCAGGCACCGGCAAGGCGATTCTGGCCGCCCTGCCCGAGGACAGAATGCGCAAGATACTCATGGCCTCCGGGCTCACGGCATTTACCGACAACACGCTTGTTACGCCTGCGGAATTCTTTGCCGATCTGGAAAAGACCCGGGCCCGCGGATGGTCTTATGACCGCGAGGAGCGGTATCTGGGCATGTCCTGCATCGGCAGCGTCATTTATGACGAGCATCAGGAGCCTTGTGGCGGCGTTTCTATCTCGGGCCCGAGTACAAGGTTTGACGATCTGCGGGTGCCGGAACTGGGTGCGACCGTCGCGGAAGCAGCGGCAGAGATCACCTTTCTCATCGGGGGGCGTGCGCCCGCCGGACTTCTGACACGCGAGGCGGGAGAATAG
- a CDS encoding TRAP transporter substrate-binding protein, translating to MTNKVNRRKFLRGSAVAGAAALATPAIADGHGTTLKMQAAWGGGIFLENAQSFAARVNEMSGGSLTIEVLSVDAVVKTSQMQDAVHRGVLDAAHYVPAYWYGKSKAASLFGTGPCFGWSSQEVLGWVNAGGGQELFDELMDTLRLNVVSFFNSPMPAQPLGWFQEQITDASQMNGLKYRTVGLAADVLLEMGMSVVQLPGGEIQPAMKSGLIDAAEFNNPTSDRDFGMQDVSKHYHLASYHQSQEFFEVTINKDKFNALADEHKAIIKNASMAENSGFYWGNTKRYSDDLIKLQEADGVNVYRTPDSVLAAQLEAWDKVTARIAEDDPFFAKVMDSQKAYAKDVMNYLNLNQPDYKLAYNHYFS from the coding sequence ATGACAAATAAAGTAAACCGCAGAAAATTCCTGCGCGGCTCTGCCGTTGCGGGTGCCGCAGCACTTGCCACTCCGGCGATTGCAGACGGTCACGGTACGACACTTAAGATGCAGGCGGCCTGGGGCGGCGGTATCTTCCTTGAGAACGCGCAGTCCTTTGCGGCACGCGTCAACGAGATGTCCGGCGGCTCGCTGACCATCGAAGTTCTTTCGGTGGACGCGGTTGTCAAAACCAGCCAGATGCAGGACGCGGTACACCGCGGCGTTCTCGATGCGGCACACTATGTGCCGGCCTACTGGTACGGTAAATCCAAGGCGGCCTCGCTCTTCGGCACAGGCCCCTGCTTTGGCTGGTCGAGCCAGGAAGTTCTGGGCTGGGTCAACGCCGGCGGTGGTCAGGAGCTCTTTGATGAGCTGATGGACACCCTGCGCCTGAACGTTGTCTCGTTCTTCAACTCCCCGATGCCCGCACAGCCTCTGGGCTGGTTCCAGGAGCAGATCACAGACGCCTCTCAGATGAACGGCCTGAAGTACCGGACCGTTGGTCTGGCTGCAGACGTTCTGCTTGAAATGGGCATGTCCGTGGTCCAGCTGCCCGGTGGTGAAATCCAGCCGGCGATGAAATCCGGCCTGATCGACGCGGCGGAGTTCAACAACCCAACCTCCGACCGTGACTTTGGTATGCAGGACGTGTCCAAGCACTACCACCTCGCCTCTTATCACCAGTCTCAGGAGTTCTTTGAGGTCACGATCAACAAGGACAAGTTCAACGCACTGGCCGATGAGCACAAAGCGATCATCAAAAACGCATCCATGGCGGAAAACTCCGGCTTCTACTGGGGCAACACCAAGCGTTATTCCGACGACCTGATCAAACTGCAGGAAGCGGACGGCGTGAACGTGTACCGGACACCGGACAGCGTTCTGGCCGCCCAGCTGGAAGCCTGGGACAAGGTCACAGCACGGATCGCAGAGGACGACCCGTTCTTTGCGAAGGTGATGGACTCACAGAAGGCCTATGCCAAAGACGTGATGAACTACCTGAACCTGAACCAGCCCGACTATAAGCTGGCGTATAACCACTACTTCAGCTGA
- a CDS encoding TRAP transporter small permease subunit, which translates to MKLVHSIEGLSLWVGRAFGWCILILTLSVSYEVFVRYVLNAPTVWAFDMMIQMYGALFLMCGAYALAQDTHVRADVIYRLLPVKVQAGLDFLLYFLFFFPGILALVWYGYEIASDSWRYKEVSFNSPASIQIYFFKSLIPVAGALLLIQGFAELIRCVIAFRTGAWPERLADVKETEDLLADAAMGDAPVPIPGQGHINRKTNS; encoded by the coding sequence ATGAAACTTGTACACTCCATTGAGGGCCTGAGCCTCTGGGTCGGACGCGCCTTTGGCTGGTGCATCCTTATTCTGACCCTGTCGGTCTCCTATGAGGTTTTCGTGCGCTACGTGCTGAATGCACCGACCGTCTGGGCCTTTGACATGATGATCCAGATGTATGGCGCGCTTTTCCTGATGTGCGGCGCTTACGCGCTTGCCCAGGACACCCATGTGCGGGCCGACGTCATCTACCGGCTGCTGCCGGTGAAAGTGCAGGCCGGCCTCGACTTCCTGCTCTATTTCCTCTTTTTCTTTCCGGGCATTCTGGCGCTCGTCTGGTACGGCTACGAGATCGCCTCGGACAGCTGGCGCTATAAAGAAGTCAGCTTCAACAGCCCCGCAAGTATCCAGATTTACTTCTTCAAATCTCTGATCCCGGTCGCCGGCGCGCTGCTGCTGATCCAGGGGTTTGCAGAGCTGATCCGCTGCGTGATCGCGTTTCGCACCGGCGCATGGCCTGAACGTCTGGCCGACGTCAAAGAGACCGAAGACCTTCTTGCCGACGCGGCCATGGGGGATGCACCTGTGCCGATCCCCGGACAGGGCCACATCAACCGCAAGACCAACTCCTGA